A single genomic interval of Rosistilla ulvae harbors:
- a CDS encoding non-ribosomal peptide synthetase — translation MPDFQDRLRQLSPEKRALLEQMLLEKSRRRPAQTAPTTKIPRRPADAPQLLSQAEQRLWFVDRLEPDDPFYNMPLAARITGPLDRQAFARSIQAIVDRHETLRSTYHLVDGQPERRVAETLAIEPRFVDEFEDLPRQLTLESRESFDIETGPLFRAIVYRIAEEEHVVLLVMHHIVSDGWSMIVMLKEIAAFYAAFQSDPSRPIDDASILPPLPIQYSDFAYWQHSAMSESRMEQQLEYWRTQLAGAPMALDFPTDFPRPATQDFDGATLPLELPQALTLQINALAQSMQCTPYMVLLAAQATLLSRFARQSDVVLGTAVANRTEPELEALIGFFVGTLPLRIKTAGNPTFRELLDHVRQVTLGGYDHADLPFERMVEEFAPRRDRSYSPIFQSALVMQNLPRDFNHGQTTIQPIPIDNGTAKYDLTFFLWEETQRLIGHVEYRTRLFRPETIARLIDSFTVLLTAAVADPDCGIDLLPAVSPQQRRCVIDDFNPPVVEFVPPHTVHEHFDLRAATDPDTVAVRAQGDSITFGELNRRANALAATLVARGVGDEATVVVALPRSIDAIASMFAIFKAGGTYVPIDPAVPFARVASVVGDVAATLTIADEDLCSELTFAGITCSTVAGLLESTASAPAEANLAGRATATSRAYIIFTSGSTGVSKGVQIEHRTIVNFILAQIERMGVTDSDRVMHGFSPSFDGAISEILLTLLSGATLVIADADTIRDPRLLTAMLQDEQVTVAKFPPALLSMLHSDQLPNLKIVASAGDKLTGELARRWVPGRRMFNGYGPTEATVGVSMMLIPDPCSDDRPPIGGPMRNMRMYVLDPQAQPVPIGMPGEIYIGGRGVGRGYLNQPELTAKVYVPDPFVDDPTARMYRTGDLGRWLPDGVVQFLGRVDDQISLRGFRIEPGEIAAALERLPQVRQAAVVLRGEADSGQLVAYVVPESADRQDSAAQSLEHAHVDSWSDLFTNAHRVAPPVLNPEFNITGWISTFTGQPIPGDEMVEWADAAARRIEDLQPQNVLEIGCGTGLILLRIAGQCDSYVGTDLLAPSLENVRQALKNRPELAGKVELFHQPADDLENLADRRFDLIVLNSVVQYFPSVDYLARVIQQASRLLAPGGRMFLGDLRNYRLQSAMATAIELQQAPDALSIKSLRDRVAARIQHEEELLIDPRLFAALKSRIENLTGVTVQLKDATAENELSWFRYDVVLEFDRPTPAEDRQRIEFTDDFDFESFSRQLAQSPQQAFVLQGVPNARVARDVAIQNKLARFVEDRSVGELKQSVGEIPTQHPQTFWKLATELDRSVNLSWNVDDPAAFDVTIDAAINTAESVPAVAPVVPGTLVGLDGLGQFASNPLASRTQQQFAKQVRDALKDRLPQYMIPSSVVTLNEIPRTINGKLDKDRLPAPAGRPEGAAGFEPPATDEERLIAGIWEDLLDVRPIGRVDNFFELGGHSMLAVRMMSEIERLAGHAIPLAALFQDPTVAHLASILGRPESAMTASSLVPLRTSDSGVPLFCIHPAGGTVFCYLDLARSLSQDRPVYGLQAVGVDGSHPPQETVEEMAAHYAKAIEQQCPEGMLHVTGWSLGGNIAYEVACQLKAMGREVGMLGLIDSGLMDDNSTLSEEDFLPLIMALFPGAEAHFSLEELRKKSPAEQLAYFTSQAAQAGIVPDEASDYGQNVYQVFQANVKAVHTYRAPKFDGPLTLIRPAEQARTGNLFDDTALGWQSHVTEVRNVQVPGDHAHMLQPPAVEVLAKSLETIMQQTEQTGR, via the coding sequence ATGCCCGATTTTCAAGACCGCTTGCGGCAGCTGAGCCCCGAGAAACGTGCGCTCCTGGAACAGATGCTGCTCGAAAAATCGCGGCGTCGGCCGGCGCAAACTGCTCCGACGACCAAGATCCCGCGGCGCCCCGCCGATGCGCCGCAGCTGCTCTCTCAGGCCGAACAGCGGTTGTGGTTCGTCGATCGACTGGAACCGGACGATCCGTTTTACAACATGCCGCTGGCCGCGCGGATCACGGGGCCGCTGGATCGGCAGGCCTTCGCGCGTTCGATCCAGGCGATTGTCGATCGCCACGAAACGCTACGGTCGACCTACCACTTGGTCGATGGCCAACCGGAGCGGCGGGTCGCCGAAACGCTAGCGATCGAGCCGCGGTTCGTCGACGAATTCGAAGACCTTCCGCGACAACTGACGCTGGAGAGCCGAGAGTCGTTCGACATCGAGACCGGGCCGCTGTTCCGCGCGATCGTCTACCGGATCGCAGAGGAAGAACATGTCGTGCTGTTAGTGATGCATCACATCGTCTCCGACGGCTGGTCGATGATCGTGATGCTCAAAGAGATCGCGGCCTTCTACGCCGCTTTCCAATCCGATCCCTCGCGGCCGATCGACGACGCGTCGATCCTGCCACCGCTGCCGATTCAGTACTCCGACTTTGCCTATTGGCAACACTCGGCGATGTCGGAATCGCGGATGGAGCAACAGCTGGAATACTGGCGAACCCAGCTGGCCGGAGCTCCGATGGCCCTCGACTTCCCGACCGATTTCCCGCGGCCGGCGACGCAAGATTTTGATGGGGCCACGCTGCCGTTGGAACTGCCGCAGGCGTTGACGCTGCAGATCAACGCGCTGGCCCAGTCGATGCAGTGCACCCCGTACATGGTCTTGTTGGCAGCTCAAGCAACACTGCTGTCGCGGTTCGCGCGGCAGAGCGACGTCGTGCTGGGAACCGCCGTGGCCAACCGCACCGAACCGGAACTCGAAGCGTTGATCGGGTTCTTCGTCGGCACGCTGCCGCTGCGGATCAAGACCGCTGGCAACCCGACGTTCCGCGAACTGTTAGATCATGTCCGGCAGGTCACTTTGGGCGGCTACGATCACGCCGATCTGCCGTTCGAGCGGATGGTCGAAGAGTTTGCTCCGCGACGCGACCGCAGCTATTCACCGATCTTCCAATCCGCTTTGGTGATGCAGAATCTGCCCCGCGACTTCAACCACGGCCAGACGACGATCCAGCCAATTCCGATCGACAACGGAACGGCTAAATACGACCTGACCTTCTTCTTGTGGGAAGAGACGCAGCGGTTGATCGGTCACGTCGAATACCGCACGCGGCTGTTCCGCCCCGAGACGATCGCTCGACTGATCGACAGCTTTACCGTCCTGTTGACCGCTGCGGTCGCCGATCCCGATTGTGGCATCGATCTGTTGCCAGCGGTCTCGCCCCAGCAGCGGCGGTGCGTGATCGACGATTTTAACCCGCCCGTCGTGGAGTTCGTTCCGCCGCATACGGTGCACGAACACTTCGATCTCCGCGCGGCGACCGATCCCGACACGGTTGCGGTTCGGGCCCAGGGAGATTCGATCACGTTTGGCGAACTGAACCGGCGAGCCAACGCATTGGCGGCGACATTGGTCGCCCGAGGCGTCGGCGACGAAGCGACCGTTGTCGTGGCGTTGCCCCGATCGATCGACGCGATCGCATCGATGTTTGCCATTTTCAAAGCCGGCGGGACCTACGTTCCGATCGATCCCGCAGTCCCCTTCGCGCGGGTCGCGTCGGTCGTTGGCGACGTCGCGGCGACGCTGACCATTGCCGATGAAGACCTCTGTTCGGAGCTAACGTTTGCCGGGATCACGTGTTCCACCGTCGCCGGCTTGTTGGAATCCACAGCCTCCGCGCCGGCCGAAGCGAACCTGGCCGGACGCGCCACCGCGACCAGCCGCGCCTACATCATCTTCACCTCCGGATCGACCGGAGTTTCCAAAGGGGTGCAGATCGAACATCGCACGATCGTCAACTTCATCCTCGCTCAGATCGAACGGATGGGAGTTACCGACAGCGATCGCGTGATGCATGGCTTTTCGCCAAGCTTCGACGGTGCGATTTCGGAGATCCTGCTAACGCTGCTCAGCGGCGCGACGTTGGTGATCGCCGACGCCGATACGATTCGCGATCCGCGTCTGTTGACCGCGATGCTGCAAGACGAACAGGTCACCGTGGCAAAGTTTCCCCCTGCCCTGCTGTCGATGCTGCACAGCGATCAGCTTCCCAATTTGAAGATCGTCGCTTCGGCTGGCGACAAATTGACCGGCGAACTGGCGCGGCGTTGGGTGCCGGGCCGACGGATGTTCAACGGCTACGGACCGACCGAAGCGACCGTTGGCGTGTCGATGATGCTGATCCCCGATCCGTGCAGCGACGATCGGCCGCCGATTGGTGGCCCGATGCGGAACATGCGGATGTATGTTCTCGATCCGCAAGCCCAGCCGGTGCCGATCGGGATGCCGGGAGAGATCTACATCGGCGGCCGAGGCGTCGGTCGCGGCTACTTGAACCAACCCGAACTGACAGCCAAGGTCTACGTTCCCGATCCGTTTGTCGACGATCCGACGGCGCGGATGTATCGGACGGGCGACCTGGGCCGCTGGTTGCCCGACGGCGTGGTGCAGTTCCTTGGCCGCGTCGACGATCAGATCAGTCTGCGTGGTTTCCGCATCGAACCGGGCGAGATCGCGGCGGCACTGGAGCGTTTGCCACAAGTTCGCCAAGCGGCGGTGGTGCTGCGAGGCGAAGCTGATTCGGGACAGCTGGTCGCTTATGTTGTGCCCGAGTCGGCCGACAGACAGGATTCCGCGGCGCAATCGCTCGAGCACGCGCATGTCGACAGTTGGAGCGATCTGTTTACCAACGCGCACCGCGTCGCGCCACCGGTGCTGAACCCCGAGTTCAACATCACCGGTTGGATCAGCACGTTTACGGGACAGCCAATTCCGGGCGATGAGATGGTCGAGTGGGCCGATGCGGCGGCGCGGCGAATCGAAGATCTGCAGCCTCAAAACGTGCTGGAGATCGGCTGCGGAACGGGGCTGATTCTGTTGCGGATCGCTGGCCAATGCGATTCGTACGTCGGAACCGATCTGTTGGCTCCGTCGTTGGAAAACGTGCGGCAAGCGTTGAAGAACCGTCCCGAATTGGCGGGCAAAGTCGAATTGTTCCATCAGCCGGCCGACGATTTGGAAAACCTGGCCGATCGCCGCTTCGATCTGATCGTGCTCAACTCGGTCGTCCAATATTTCCCCAGCGTCGACTACCTGGCTCGCGTCATCCAACAGGCCTCGCGTCTGCTGGCTCCCGGCGGACGGATGTTCCTGGGCGATCTGCGGAACTACCGTCTGCAGTCGGCGATGGCGACGGCGATCGAACTGCAACAGGCTCCCGACGCGCTGTCGATCAAGTCGCTGCGGGACCGCGTCGCGGCGCGGATCCAGCACGAAGAGGAACTGTTGATCGACCCACGGTTGTTCGCGGCGCTCAAGTCGCGAATCGAAAACTTGACCGGCGTCACGGTCCAGTTGAAAGATGCCACCGCCGAAAACGAACTCAGCTGGTTCCGGTACGACGTCGTGCTGGAGTTCGATCGACCGACGCCGGCCGAGGATCGGCAGCGGATCGAATTCACAGACGACTTCGATTTCGAATCGTTCTCGCGCCAGTTGGCTCAATCGCCGCAGCAGGCTTTTGTGCTGCAGGGTGTCCCCAACGCGCGGGTCGCCCGCGACGTCGCGATCCAAAACAAACTGGCCAGGTTTGTCGAGGACCGAAGCGTTGGCGAACTGAAGCAATCGGTCGGCGAGATCCCGACGCAACATCCGCAAACATTCTGGAAACTTGCGACCGAGCTCGACAGGTCGGTCAATCTCTCCTGGAACGTGGACGATCCCGCAGCCTTCGACGTCACGATCGACGCGGCCATCAATACGGCGGAATCGGTGCCGGCGGTGGCTCCTGTGGTTCCAGGCACGCTGGTCGGGCTGGATGGGCTTGGGCAATTCGCCAGCAACCCGTTGGCCAGTCGGACGCAACAACAGTTTGCCAAACAGGTACGCGATGCGTTGAAGGATCGGCTGCCGCAATACATGATCCCGTCGTCAGTGGTTACGCTGAACGAAATCCCACGGACGATCAACGGCAAGCTGGACAAAGACCGCTTGCCCGCCCCGGCGGGACGCCCGGAAGGTGCCGCGGGATTTGAGCCACCGGCGACTGACGAGGAACGATTGATCGCGGGGATCTGGGAAGATCTGTTGGATGTTCGTCCGATCGGCCGCGTCGACAACTTCTTCGAACTGGGCGGGCACAGCATGTTGGCGGTCCGGATGATGTCGGAGATCGAACGCCTGGCCGGGCATGCGATCCCGCTAGCCGCTCTTTTCCAAGACCCCACGGTGGCGCATCTGGCATCGATCCTCGGACGCCCCGAATCGGCCATGACCGCATCGTCGCTGGTCCCTCTGCGAACCAGCGACTCCGGCGTCCCGTTGTTCTGCATCCATCCGGCCGGCGGAACCGTCTTCTGCTACCTGGACCTGGCCCGCAGCTTGTCGCAAGACCGCCCAGTCTATGGACTGCAGGCGGTCGGTGTCGACGGCAGCCACCCACCGCAAGAGACGGTGGAGGAGATGGCCGCGCATTACGCGAAAGCGATCGAGCAGCAATGCCCCGAGGGAATGTTGCACGTCACCGGATGGTCGCTGGGAGGGAACATCGCGTACGAAGTCGCTTGTCAATTGAAAGCGATGGGACGCGAGGTCGGGATGCTGGGGCTGATCGATTCGGGGCTGATGGACGACAACTCGACGCTCAGCGAAGAGGACTTCCTGCCGCTGATCATGGCTCTGTTCCCCGGCGCCGAAGCTCATTTCTCGTTGGAAGAATTGCGGAAAAAGTCGCCAGCCGAACAGCTGGCCTACTTCACCAGCCAAGCTGCTCAGGCGGGGATCGTGCCGGACGAAGCCTCCGATTACGGCCAAAACGTCTACCAAGTCTTCCAAGCAAATGTCAAAGCGGTCCACACGTATCGGGCCCCAAAGTTTGATGGTCCGCTGACCCTGATCCGCCCCGCCGAACAAGCGCGGACCGGCAACCTGTTCGACGACACCGCTCTGGGGTGGCAGTCGCATGTCACCGAAGTGCGGAACGTCCAGGTCCCAGGCGACCACGCTCACATGCTGCAGCCCCCCGCGGTGGAAGTGCTAGCAAAATCGCTGGAGACGATCATGCAGCAGACCGAACAGACTGGCCGCTAA
- a CDS encoding EcsC family protein yields the protein MTNELIDNRLPDSATDELREAKRILEHHGIADRLTEMIGAPITASLRLLPDVAENAVYAAIDKSLNVALDVALRTLGDDAGKTGKPRLLTHKLLAGLSGAAGGAMGGATVAAELPVSTVLILRSVADIARSEGEDLSSVESRLACLQVFALDPGAKSEVDDDTEIGYFAVRAAMAKQIRDASQYVLKNGFADSAAPPLVKLVAQIGKRFGVVVSEKIAAQAIPVIGAIGGALINSYFIDHYQDLARAHFTIRRLERAYGQAVVRESYGTLT from the coding sequence ATGACAAATGAACTAATCGACAACCGGTTGCCCGATTCGGCAACCGACGAGCTCCGCGAAGCCAAGCGGATTCTGGAGCACCACGGGATCGCAGACCGTTTGACCGAGATGATCGGAGCTCCGATCACCGCTTCGCTGAGGCTGTTGCCCGACGTCGCCGAAAACGCTGTCTACGCTGCGATCGACAAATCGTTAAACGTCGCGTTGGATGTCGCTCTCCGCACGCTCGGTGACGACGCGGGCAAGACGGGCAAACCTCGCTTGTTGACGCACAAACTGTTGGCCGGACTATCCGGAGCCGCCGGTGGCGCGATGGGTGGCGCAACGGTCGCCGCCGAATTGCCCGTCTCGACGGTGTTGATCCTCCGCAGCGTCGCCGACATCGCTCGCAGCGAAGGGGAGGATTTGTCGAGCGTCGAATCCCGCCTGGCCTGTCTGCAAGTCTTCGCGCTGGATCCGGGAGCGAAGTCGGAAGTCGACGACGATACCGAGATCGGATACTTCGCAGTTCGCGCGGCGATGGCCAAACAGATTCGCGACGCTTCGCAGTACGTACTGAAAAACGGCTTCGCCGATTCCGCGGCCCCGCCGTTGGTCAAACTAGTGGCTCAGATCGGCAAGCGGTTTGGCGTCGTTGTCAGCGAAAAGATCGCAGCTCAAGCGATCCCCGTGATCGGAGCGATTGGCGGCGCATTGATCAACAGCTACTTCATCGACCACTACCAAGACCTGGCCCGCGCCCACTTCACGATTCGCCGCTTGGAACGCGCTTACGGCCAAGCTGTCGTTCGCGAGTCTTACGGTACGTTGACGTGA
- a CDS encoding GlsB/YeaQ/YmgE family stress response membrane protein, producing the protein MFSIIGWIFFGLLVGLIARSLVPGTQPMGCFRTIMLGVAGSFVGGAIGYLLQGGSAVQSSGWIGSIVGAILLLVISVRRSKFID; encoded by the coding sequence ATGTTCTCGATCATCGGCTGGATCTTCTTTGGGCTACTCGTCGGCTTGATAGCTCGTAGCCTCGTTCCCGGCACGCAACCGATGGGCTGCTTCCGCACGATCATGTTGGGCGTTGCGGGCTCTTTTGTCGGCGGGGCGATCGGGTATTTGCTGCAGGGCGGTTCCGCGGTCCAATCGAGCGGTTGGATCGGGTCGATCGTTGGTGCGATCCTATTGCTGGTGATTTCCGTTCGTCGCAGCAAGTTCATCGATTAG
- a CDS encoding baeRF3 domain-containing protein — MSTTTQETTLRTLKASDLKELANVCADPCVSILLPTHRTGREVQQAAIRLKNLLAQASDQLKSPGHDCSILDPVVSLSTTTDFWQHQADGLAIYLTTDQLWAFQLPHSVKERSCVGDSFFLSPLAPQHSRDGHCFALTLTWDDAKLYRCDGESMELVETDGLPAKFHDLVLPRDPEENLQNTSHRSVADTPGTSTAMFHGHGEGEDKIRADRQQYLTRVDDLVSSAVYNSNLPLVVVATKEVTGHFAATTDLAIDAKVDGSPSRWSDEKLNQQVCDAMSDPAGQAQSDFAERFGAAAAQSLASSDITEVIFAAKHGRIDSVMVCEKESVDDLVNLVVIQTLRHGGTVLRGANDSMPGGHAVAAIYRF, encoded by the coding sequence ATGTCGACGACGACCCAAGAGACGACCCTTCGCACCCTGAAAGCAAGCGATCTGAAAGAGCTGGCGAACGTCTGCGCCGACCCTTGCGTTTCGATCCTGCTACCGACGCACCGCACCGGCCGCGAAGTCCAACAGGCTGCGATTCGGCTCAAAAATCTGCTCGCTCAAGCGTCCGATCAACTCAAATCGCCCGGCCACGACTGTTCGATCCTCGACCCCGTTGTGTCATTATCAACCACGACCGACTTCTGGCAGCATCAGGCCGATGGGCTGGCGATCTATCTGACGACCGACCAGTTGTGGGCTTTTCAATTGCCACATTCCGTGAAGGAACGGAGCTGCGTGGGTGATTCGTTTTTCTTGTCCCCGCTGGCGCCGCAGCACAGCCGCGATGGGCACTGCTTCGCCCTGACGCTCACCTGGGATGACGCGAAGTTGTACCGATGCGATGGCGAGTCGATGGAGTTGGTGGAAACCGATGGGCTGCCGGCGAAGTTTCACGATCTGGTGCTGCCTCGCGATCCCGAAGAGAACCTGCAGAACACCAGCCACCGCAGCGTCGCCGACACGCCCGGCACGTCGACGGCGATGTTCCACGGCCACGGCGAGGGAGAGGACAAAATCCGGGCCGATCGCCAGCAGTATCTGACGCGCGTCGATGACCTCGTCAGTTCCGCGGTCTATAACTCCAACCTGCCTTTAGTCGTCGTCGCCACGAAAGAAGTAACCGGACACTTCGCAGCGACTACCGATCTGGCGATCGATGCCAAAGTCGACGGGAGCCCGTCGCGGTGGAGCGATGAGAAATTGAACCAACAGGTCTGCGACGCGATGTCCGATCCCGCAGGGCAGGCACAATCGGACTTCGCAGAACGTTTCGGGGCCGCAGCGGCTCAATCGCTCGCATCGAGCGACATCACCGAAGTCATCTTTGCCGCCAAGCATGGGCGGATCGATTCGGTCATGGTCTGCGAAAAGGAATCGGTCGACGACCTGGTGAATCTCGTTGTGATTCAAACGCTGCGTCATGGCGGAACCGTCCTGCGAGGAGCCAACGATTCGATGCCCGGCGGTCATGCCGTCGCCGCGATCTATCGCTTCTAG
- a CDS encoding SDR family NAD(P)-dependent oxidoreductase, translating to MTTLITGASSGIGWELAKQFAAGGDDVVLVARSEEKLQKLAVEIRETHRVAATVIRSDFAETDGVDRLCERLRTDEIQIDTLVNNAGFGALGRFAELPVDRQTDMLMVNVVALTRLTRLLLPAMLATGKGGILNVGSIAAYQAGPNMSVYYASKAYVLSFTEGLREELSETGLHVTCLEPGPTETGFGDDSGMGKLDMFSSAAMSAEDVAAAGYRGYRKNDDVVIPGWKNRLMVTSAGFLPRIATRKLVAKMQSVSHAS from the coding sequence ATGACCACATTGATTACTGGAGCCTCATCCGGCATCGGCTGGGAACTGGCCAAACAGTTTGCCGCCGGGGGAGACGACGTCGTGCTGGTCGCTCGCAGCGAAGAGAAGCTGCAAAAATTGGCGGTCGAGATTCGCGAGACGCATCGTGTCGCCGCGACCGTCATCCGCAGCGACTTCGCAGAAACCGATGGAGTCGATCGGTTGTGTGAGCGGCTGCGAACCGATGAGATCCAGATCGACACGCTCGTAAACAACGCTGGTTTTGGTGCGTTGGGGCGGTTTGCCGAACTGCCCGTCGACCGACAGACCGATATGTTGATGGTCAACGTCGTCGCGTTGACTCGTCTGACGCGGCTGTTGCTTCCCGCGATGTTGGCCACCGGCAAGGGAGGCATCTTGAACGTCGGTTCGATCGCCGCGTATCAAGCCGGTCCGAACATGTCGGTCTATTACGCCAGCAAAGCGTATGTGCTGTCGTTCACCGAAGGGCTTCGCGAGGAGCTTTCGGAGACGGGGCTGCACGTCACATGTCTCGAACCGGGGCCAACCGAGACAGGTTTCGGTGACGATTCGGGCATGGGCAAGCTGGACATGTTTAGTTCGGCGGCGATGTCGGCCGAGGATGTTGCCGCGGCGGGCTATCGCGGCTATCGAAAGAACGACGACGTCGTGATCCCCGGTTGGAAGAATCGGCTGATGGTGACATCGGCTGGCTTTCTGCCTCGCATCGCGACACGCAAACTTGTAGCGAAGATGCAGAGCGTCTCTCACGCTTCTTAA
- a CDS encoding NAD-dependent succinate-semialdehyde dehydrogenase — protein sequence MSIASINPATNQTIHEFEPLNKDAVLDAIEAADQAYQSWRETTFAERQRCLLKFADLLRADADEYARMITLDMGKRISESQYEIEYCAKIAEFYANGAERFLADQPMEVADADAYIHYEPLGVLMGVMPWNFPFYQVVRFATPNIMAGNTVLVKHASNVPQCAAAIEDLYSRCGLPDGVYTNLFIPSEFVEMIVADRRVQGVSLTGSEPAGAAVAALAGKNLKRSVLELGGNDPFIVLEDADLEKTVELAVKGRMVNAGQSCVASKRFIVVEAVAERFLEGFKKQLSTLQMGDPMDEQTTLSPLSTESAAVKLQQQVQSSIDAGATVVIGGDRPDREGAYFNPTILTDVTPEMPTFDQELFGPVATVYVVKDEAEAIELANRSSYGLGGSVYTADVQRGRRVAEKIETGMVFINQPTKSQAELPFGGIKNSGYGRELSHLGILEFVNKKLIHLGKK from the coding sequence ATGTCGATCGCAAGTATCAATCCCGCGACGAACCAGACGATCCACGAATTCGAACCGCTCAATAAAGATGCCGTGCTCGATGCGATCGAGGCTGCCGATCAGGCCTACCAATCGTGGCGAGAGACGACGTTTGCGGAGCGGCAGAGGTGTCTGTTGAAGTTCGCCGACCTGCTGCGAGCCGATGCCGACGAATATGCCCGGATGATCACCTTGGACATGGGCAAGCGGATCTCGGAGAGTCAGTACGAGATCGAATACTGTGCGAAGATCGCGGAGTTTTATGCCAACGGAGCCGAGCGTTTTCTGGCCGACCAACCGATGGAGGTCGCCGACGCCGATGCCTACATCCACTACGAACCGCTTGGCGTTTTGATGGGCGTGATGCCGTGGAACTTCCCGTTCTACCAAGTCGTCCGTTTCGCCACGCCGAACATCATGGCGGGCAATACGGTGTTGGTGAAACACGCCAGCAACGTCCCGCAGTGCGCTGCGGCGATCGAAGATCTGTACTCGCGCTGCGGATTGCCCGACGGCGTCTACACGAACCTGTTTATCCCGTCGGAGTTTGTGGAGATGATCGTCGCGGACCGGCGGGTCCAAGGCGTCTCGCTGACCGGCAGCGAACCGGCGGGCGCCGCGGTCGCGGCGCTGGCGGGGAAGAACCTAAAACGAAGCGTCTTGGAACTCGGCGGCAATGATCCGTTTATCGTCTTGGAGGACGCCGACCTCGAAAAAACTGTCGAACTGGCTGTCAAAGGGCGGATGGTCAACGCCGGTCAATCGTGCGTCGCGTCGAAACGTTTTATTGTTGTCGAAGCGGTTGCCGAACGCTTTTTGGAGGGCTTCAAAAAACAGCTCTCCACGCTTCAGATGGGCGACCCGATGGACGAGCAAACGACGCTCTCGCCACTGTCGACCGAATCGGCTGCTGTCAAACTGCAGCAACAGGTGCAATCGTCAATCGACGCCGGAGCGACTGTCGTGATCGGAGGCGATCGGCCCGATCGCGAAGGAGCTTACTTCAACCCGACGATCCTGACCGATGTCACGCCCGAGATGCCGACTTTCGATCAGGAACTGTTTGGTCCGGTTGCGACGGTCTATGTCGTCAAAGATGAAGCGGAAGCGATCGAGCTGGCGAATCGTTCGTCGTACGGTCTCGGCGGCAGCGTCTATACCGCCGACGTGCAACGCGGCCGACGCGTCGCCGAAAAGATCGAGACCGGGATGGTCTTCATCAACCAACCGACCAAGTCGCAAGCGGAACTTCCCTTTGGCGGAATCAAGAACTCCGGCTACGGTCGCGAACTGTCGCACTTGGGGATCTTGGAGTTTGTAAATAAGAAGTTGATTCACCTCGGCAAAAAGTGA